The following are encoded together in the Glycine max cultivar Williams 82 chromosome 8, Glycine_max_v4.0, whole genome shotgun sequence genome:
- the LOC113002328 gene encoding LOW QUALITY PROTEIN: protein TORNADO 2-like (The sequence of the model RefSeq protein was modified relative to this genomic sequence to represent the inferred CDS: inserted 1 base in 1 codon; substituted 1 base at 1 genomic stop codon): MALTNNFIGTINFVAVLLSIPIIDVRIRLTTEPGDSCVKVLLWPAIILGVLILVVALAGFVGAFWRIPTLLVLYLIAMLXDFSIWLRXRVRSSHKWDGIRSCLSSSNNIFRMLQATNKMWLHICEPNVLD, encoded by the exons ATGGCACTGACCAACAACTTCATAGGCACCATTAACTTCGTTGCGGTGCTCCTCTCAATCCCAATCATCGATGTCAGAATCAGGCTAACAACGGAGCCAGGCGATTCCTGTGTCAAAGTTCTACTATGGCCAGCCATAATCTTGGGGGTTCTGATCCTTGTGGTGGCTCTGGCAGGGTTTGTAGGGGCATTTTGGAGAATCCCCACGCTACTGGTATTGTACCTCATTGCCATGC GCGACTTCTCAATTTGGCTTCGTTGAAGGGTGAGAAGCTCCCACAAGTGGGATGGCATTAGAAGTTGTCTTAGCTCTTCGAATAATATTT TCAGGATGCTGCAAGCCACCAACAAAATGTGGTTACACATTTGTGAACCCAACGTATTGGATTAG